The Chanodichthys erythropterus isolate Z2021 chromosome 14, ASM2448905v1, whole genome shotgun sequence genome window below encodes:
- the lacc1 gene encoding purine nucleoside phosphorylase LACC1 isoform X3: MIRAEMAAATLVDLTHVRCSQYDICVKKRISKFCALTANGSQEPVFIIADPESSVGTDRFPRSSILEMFIGFSNSPQVLCKSSLSASLYSFKQAIDKEGISNVKIMTSSHGRGVLQVYQELLFTSAYNFEYTIMFDNLSCDSCPLSNCTAISTEAADAKHELGTFLQHLPAVKGDITVLRSSLISDCFGHGFTTRTGGISYISTLSSLNLFCNPRRKDSRAVVAENIRRLGLRAGFHPHQFNLIKCNHASDVWVMGKPAPDSYDGMVTNQVGVVIAAPGADCMPLLFTDPAKKVTGVAHAGWRGTLMGIAMATVKAMVSEFGSRPADIVCVIGPSVGPCCFTLEQDSAREFQAIHPDCVRNMDSSRPYVDIRLATRILLERGGIKPEHIEDVRIPDQSDSTLCTSCLPELFFSHMQAC; encoded by the exons ATGATCCGAGCAGAGATGGCTGCAGCGACTCTTGTGGATCTCACACATGTCCGCTGTTCACAGTACGACATTTGTGTGAAAAAGCGCATCAGCAAGTTCTGTGCATTGACCGCGAATGGCTCACAGGAACCGGTCTTCATCATAGCGGATCCAGAGAGCTCCGTGGGGACGGACAGATTTCCAAGAAGCTCTATTCTGGAGATGTTTATCGGTTTCAGCAATTCCCCACAGGTCCTGTGCAAAAGCTCTCTTTCAGCCTCATTATACTCATTCAAACAGGCTATAGACAAAGAGGGCATTAGTAATGTGAAGATTATGACCTCGAGCCACGGGAGAGGAGTGTTACAGGTCTACCAGGAGCTCCTCTTCACTTCTGCGTATAATTTTGAGTACACTATCATGTTTGACAACCTGTCCTGTGACTCCTGTCCCCTGAGTAACTGCACAGCCATCAGCACTGAGGCAGCTGATGCTAAACACGAGCTCGGCACGTTCCTACAGCACCTACCAGCGGTCAAAGGGGACATTACCGTTCTAAGATCTTCTTTAATTTCAG ACTGCTTTGGTCATGGCTTCACCACTCGTACTGGAGGTATCTCCTACATCAGCACCCTGAGCTCACTGAACCTCTTCTGTAACCCTCGGCGCAAAGACTCCAGAGCTGTTGTGGCCGAGAACATCCGCCGGCTTGGCCTGCGGGCTGGATTTCACCCTCATCAGTTCAACCTCATAAAG TGCAATCATGCCAGTGATGTGTGGGTGATGGGCAAACCCGCCCCTGACAGTTACGACGGAATGGTGACCAATCAGGTTGGAGTTGTCATAGCAGCACCAGGGGCCGACTGCATGCCGCTGCTCTTCACTGACCCCGCGAAAAAGGTCACTGGAGTGGCTCATGCAG GCTGGAGGGGGACCCTCATGGgaattgccatggcaacagtgaAAGCCATGGTGTCTGAGTTTGGCAGCAGGCCTGCAGACATTGTGTGTGTGATCGGGCCTTCTGTTGGGCCATGCTGCTTTACTCTGGAGCAAGATTCAGCCAGAGAGTTTCAGGCCATACACCCAGACTGTGTTCGAAACATGGACTCATCTAGACCATATGTCGACATCAGACTCGCAACCAG AATCCTGCTGGAGAGAGGTGGGATTAAACCTGAACACATCGAGGACGTCAGGATCCCAGACCAGTCTGATTCCACACTGTGCACCTCCTGCCTTCCTGAATTATTCTTCTCCCAT ATGCAGGCCTGCTGA
- the lacc1 gene encoding purine nucleoside phosphorylase LACC1 isoform X1, producing the protein MIRAEMAAATLVDLTHVRCSQYDICVKKRISKFCALTANGSQEPVFIIADPESSVGTDRFPRSSILEMFIGFSNSPQVLCKSSLSASLYSFKQAIDKEGISNVKIMTSSHGRGVLQVYQELLFTSAYNFEYTIMFDNLSCDSCPLSNCTAISTEAADAKHELGTFLQHLPAVKGDITVLRSSLISDCFGHGFTTRTGGISYISTLSSLNLFCNPRRKDSRAVVAENIRRLGLRAGFHPHQFNLIKCNHASDVWVMGKPAPDSYDGMVTNQVGVVIAAPGADCMPLLFTDPAKKVTGVAHAGWRGTLMGIAMATVKAMVSEFGSRPADIVCVIGPSVGPCCFTLEQDSAREFQAIHPDCVRNMDSSRPYVDIRLATRILLERGGIKPEHIEDVRIPDQSDSTLCTSCLPELFFSHVRDGLDFGTQIGFVWIK; encoded by the exons ATGATCCGAGCAGAGATGGCTGCAGCGACTCTTGTGGATCTCACACATGTCCGCTGTTCACAGTACGACATTTGTGTGAAAAAGCGCATCAGCAAGTTCTGTGCATTGACCGCGAATGGCTCACAGGAACCGGTCTTCATCATAGCGGATCCAGAGAGCTCCGTGGGGACGGACAGATTTCCAAGAAGCTCTATTCTGGAGATGTTTATCGGTTTCAGCAATTCCCCACAGGTCCTGTGCAAAAGCTCTCTTTCAGCCTCATTATACTCATTCAAACAGGCTATAGACAAAGAGGGCATTAGTAATGTGAAGATTATGACCTCGAGCCACGGGAGAGGAGTGTTACAGGTCTACCAGGAGCTCCTCTTCACTTCTGCGTATAATTTTGAGTACACTATCATGTTTGACAACCTGTCCTGTGACTCCTGTCCCCTGAGTAACTGCACAGCCATCAGCACTGAGGCAGCTGATGCTAAACACGAGCTCGGCACGTTCCTACAGCACCTACCAGCGGTCAAAGGGGACATTACCGTTCTAAGATCTTCTTTAATTTCAG ACTGCTTTGGTCATGGCTTCACCACTCGTACTGGAGGTATCTCCTACATCAGCACCCTGAGCTCACTGAACCTCTTCTGTAACCCTCGGCGCAAAGACTCCAGAGCTGTTGTGGCCGAGAACATCCGCCGGCTTGGCCTGCGGGCTGGATTTCACCCTCATCAGTTCAACCTCATAAAG TGCAATCATGCCAGTGATGTGTGGGTGATGGGCAAACCCGCCCCTGACAGTTACGACGGAATGGTGACCAATCAGGTTGGAGTTGTCATAGCAGCACCAGGGGCCGACTGCATGCCGCTGCTCTTCACTGACCCCGCGAAAAAGGTCACTGGAGTGGCTCATGCAG GCTGGAGGGGGACCCTCATGGgaattgccatggcaacagtgaAAGCCATGGTGTCTGAGTTTGGCAGCAGGCCTGCAGACATTGTGTGTGTGATCGGGCCTTCTGTTGGGCCATGCTGCTTTACTCTGGAGCAAGATTCAGCCAGAGAGTTTCAGGCCATACACCCAGACTGTGTTCGAAACATGGACTCATCTAGACCATATGTCGACATCAGACTCGCAACCAG AATCCTGCTGGAGAGAGGTGGGATTAAACCTGAACACATCGAGGACGTCAGGATCCCAGACCAGTCTGATTCCACACTGTGCACCTCCTGCCTTCCTGAATTATTCTTCTCCCATGTAAGAGATGGACTCGACTTTGGGACACAAATTGGCTTTGTGTGGATCAAATAA
- the lacc1 gene encoding purine nucleoside phosphorylase LACC1 isoform X2: MIRAEMAAATLVDLTHVRCSQYDICVKKRISKFCALTANGSQEPVFIIADPESSVGTDRFPRSSILEMFIGFSNSPQVLCKSSLSASLYSFKQAIDKEGISNVKIMTSSHGRGVLQVYQELLFTSAYNFEYTIMFDNLSCDSCPLSNCTAISTEAADAKHELGTFLQHLPAVKGDITVLRSSLISDCFGHGFTTRTGGISYISTLSSLNLFCNPRRKDSRAVVAENIRRLGLRAGFHPHQFNLIKCNHASDVWVMGKPAPDSYDGMVTNQVGVVIAAPGADCMPLLFTDPAKKVTGVAHAGWRGTLMGIAMATVKAMVSEFGSRPADIVCVIGPSVGPCCFTLEQDSAREFQAIHPDCVRNMDSSRPYVDIRLATRILLERGGIKPEHIEDVRIPDQSDSTLCTSCLPELFFSHLSQRRIRAQG, from the exons ATGATCCGAGCAGAGATGGCTGCAGCGACTCTTGTGGATCTCACACATGTCCGCTGTTCACAGTACGACATTTGTGTGAAAAAGCGCATCAGCAAGTTCTGTGCATTGACCGCGAATGGCTCACAGGAACCGGTCTTCATCATAGCGGATCCAGAGAGCTCCGTGGGGACGGACAGATTTCCAAGAAGCTCTATTCTGGAGATGTTTATCGGTTTCAGCAATTCCCCACAGGTCCTGTGCAAAAGCTCTCTTTCAGCCTCATTATACTCATTCAAACAGGCTATAGACAAAGAGGGCATTAGTAATGTGAAGATTATGACCTCGAGCCACGGGAGAGGAGTGTTACAGGTCTACCAGGAGCTCCTCTTCACTTCTGCGTATAATTTTGAGTACACTATCATGTTTGACAACCTGTCCTGTGACTCCTGTCCCCTGAGTAACTGCACAGCCATCAGCACTGAGGCAGCTGATGCTAAACACGAGCTCGGCACGTTCCTACAGCACCTACCAGCGGTCAAAGGGGACATTACCGTTCTAAGATCTTCTTTAATTTCAG ACTGCTTTGGTCATGGCTTCACCACTCGTACTGGAGGTATCTCCTACATCAGCACCCTGAGCTCACTGAACCTCTTCTGTAACCCTCGGCGCAAAGACTCCAGAGCTGTTGTGGCCGAGAACATCCGCCGGCTTGGCCTGCGGGCTGGATTTCACCCTCATCAGTTCAACCTCATAAAG TGCAATCATGCCAGTGATGTGTGGGTGATGGGCAAACCCGCCCCTGACAGTTACGACGGAATGGTGACCAATCAGGTTGGAGTTGTCATAGCAGCACCAGGGGCCGACTGCATGCCGCTGCTCTTCACTGACCCCGCGAAAAAGGTCACTGGAGTGGCTCATGCAG GCTGGAGGGGGACCCTCATGGgaattgccatggcaacagtgaAAGCCATGGTGTCTGAGTTTGGCAGCAGGCCTGCAGACATTGTGTGTGTGATCGGGCCTTCTGTTGGGCCATGCTGCTTTACTCTGGAGCAAGATTCAGCCAGAGAGTTTCAGGCCATACACCCAGACTGTGTTCGAAACATGGACTCATCTAGACCATATGTCGACATCAGACTCGCAACCAG AATCCTGCTGGAGAGAGGTGGGATTAAACCTGAACACATCGAGGACGTCAGGATCCCAGACCAGTCTGATTCCACACTGTGCACCTCCTGCCTTCCTGAATTATTCTTCTCCCAT CTGAGTCAGAGGAGGATCCGAGCCCAAGGGTGA